The Candidatus Eisenbacteria bacterium DNA segment CCGGAGAGGCGCGACTCGGGAGCGGCGAGACGACGAGGCCCGCCTGCTGCTCGAGGCGTTGCGGAGGCGGTATCCGCATGCCCTGCCCCCATCCGGATCGCCGGTCGATCGGGACAGCCTCTTCGCGGCGGAGAATCGGGAGATCCGGGGGCTTCTCGACGCGCGTGGCGTGGCCGCTGATGGGGAAGGAGCCCGGTCGGAGGCGAGCGTCGTCTCCCTCGCGCGGGCCTTCCCGGAAAACGGGCTGCTCCAGATCGAGCGCGCCCTGTTCGCTCTCTACAGCCAGAGGGAGAAGCCCGCGGCGTTTCTTCTCGATTCGCTCCTGGCGGCGCGGCCGGACTTCTACGAGGCTCAAGCCCTCTTCGTGGAGCACATGATCTTCTTCCGCCGCTATGATGCCGCGATCGAGCATCTGCAGAAAGCCTCCGCCTCGCCCATGTTCGAGTCGGATCGCCTGTGGCGGCTCGGCGCGATTCAGATCGCGGCGAAGAAGTACAACGAGGCGGCTCAGACCTACGCGCTGGCAAGATCGGTCGGGGCCTCTCCGGGGACGCGGTGGAGGCTCTTCGAGCAATACGCATCTACGCTGCACCGTCATGAAGTGGAGATCGAGAGCCACCCGGAGAACACGGCTGCCAAGGTGGAGCAGGGGAAGATTCTCGCCGAGCTGGGCCTCTTCCGGGACGCCTACATGCACTTCAACCAGGCGCGGATGACTCGGGAAGGGGATCCGGAGCCCGAGTACTGGCTGGGACACACGCTCATGATCGAGGGGAGGGCCACGCACGCGATCATCGCCTATCAGCGCGCCCTGGAGCTGGATCCGGGCCGCGTCGACGCGCGCGTCGAGCTCGCCTACGCGCAGATCCAGATCGGGCAGCGCGACGCGGCGTTGCAGAACCTCGAGACCGCGGTCTCCTCGGGAACGACCGACGCATGGGCGCACTACAATCTCGCCTGCCTGCTCGCAAGCAAGGGGGACGGGCAGAAGGCCCTCGGGGAGATCGACGTCGCCCTGCGCAAGGGATTCACCCGCCGCGATCTCCTGGAGACCGACCCCGATCTGGAATCCATCCGAGCCGAGCCGCGCTTCCTCGAGATCCTCTCGACTCTTCGCTGATCCGCCCGACTTCGGGATGCGATCGCTCTTCTTGACCCGGCTGGCGACGGATTCTAGGCTGGTGGAGCGCTGATCCACCCTGGGAGGTACCCATGGCCAATCCGCTCAACTGGATCCTGATCGTCGCCGGCGCGATCATGATCCTGATCGAGGTCGTGCTGGGGGCGGTCGCAGGCTTCGACTTCCTTCTCTTGGGCTCCGCGGTCCTGCTGGGCGGCCTGCTCGGGGTCGTCACCGGCAACGGACTGGTGGGGCTTGCCGCCGCGGGGGTTCTCTCGCTCCTCTACGTCCTGCTGGGCCGCAAGAAGATCCGTAGCCGGCTGCGCCGGCCTTCCATTCCCTCCAACACGGACGCGTTGATGAACAGGATCGCCATCGTGATCGAGCCGATCGGCGCCGACCATCCCGGCCGCGTCCGATCAGAGGGAGAGGAGTGGCTCGCCCGCCTGGCGGACGAGAGCGTGGGGGAGATCGAGAGCGGCCGCAGGGTGCGCGTGTCGCGGATCGACGGCGTGACCGTCTACGTCGCCCCCGCCGGAGCGGGGGATTCGACCGGAGGTGTGAGTCCATGAGCCAGAGTGGATCGATCATCATCATCGCCTTCTTCGCCTTCATCCTGCTGATCATCCTCGCGAGAAGCGCGCGCATCGTGGCGCAGTACGAGAAGGGACTGATCCTGCGGCTGGGCAAGTACCACGCGACGGTCGGCTCGGGACTGACGTTCCTCACCCCCCTGGTCGACGAGCTGCTCAAGGTCGACATGCGCGAGCAGGTGATCAACGTCGATCCGCAGAAGGTCATCACCCGCGACAACGTCACTGTCATCGTGGACGCCGTGATCTACTACCGAGTGATCGACCCCGTCCGGGCGAAGTTCGAGGTGCAGAACTTCGCCCTCGCCGCAACGACGCTGGCCCAGACGAACCTGAGGAACCTGATCGGAGACAAGAGCCTCGATGAGACCCTGGTGGCGCGCGACATGATCAACACCAACCTGCGCACGGTGCTGGACGAGGCGACAAATAGCTGGGGGGTCAAGGTCACGCGCGTCGAGGTCCAGAAGATCGATCCGCCCGTCGACATCACAGAGGCGATGAGCCGTCAGATGAAGGCCGAGCGCGACAAGCGCGCCGTGATTCTCGAGTCGGAGGGGATGCGCCAGAGCGAGATCCTGAAGGCCGAGGGTTTCAAGACGGGTGAGATCTTGAGGGCGGAGGGGGACGCGCAGGCCAAGCTCACGCGCGCTTCCGCCGAAGCGAAGGCGATCGAGATGGTGGCGACCGCCGCGGAGAAGTTCTTCCACGATCGAGCGGCGCTCTCGAAGCAGCTCGATGTCCTGCGCGAGACGCTCGGCCAGAACGTGAAGTATGTGATTCCCGGCAACGCCGATCTGGTCACGGTCCTCGGCCTGGATTCGCAGACCTCCCCGGCGCTCATTCCCATGAGGAAGGGACAGGGAGGAGGAGGCTCCGCGGGCGCCGGCCCGGGATCGTCCGCGCCTCACCCCGGACGTGTCTGACGGCGAAAGACAGGCGCCCTCGCGCCGCACGCGCCCGCAGGCGCCCGCAG contains these protein-coding regions:
- a CDS encoding NfeD family protein; the encoded protein is MANPLNWILIVAGAIMILIEVVLGAVAGFDFLLLGSAVLLGGLLGVVTGNGLVGLAAAGVLSLLYVLLGRKKIRSRLRRPSIPSNTDALMNRIAIVIEPIGADHPGRVRSEGEEWLARLADESVGEIESGRRVRVSRIDGVTVYVAPAGAGDSTGGVSP
- a CDS encoding SPFH/Band 7/PHB domain protein, with amino-acid sequence MSQSGSIIIIAFFAFILLIILARSARIVAQYEKGLILRLGKYHATVGSGLTFLTPLVDELLKVDMREQVINVDPQKVITRDNVTVIVDAVIYYRVIDPVRAKFEVQNFALAATTLAQTNLRNLIGDKSLDETLVARDMINTNLRTVLDEATNSWGVKVTRVEVQKIDPPVDITEAMSRQMKAERDKRAVILESEGMRQSEILKAEGFKTGEILRAEGDAQAKLTRASAEAKAIEMVATAAEKFFHDRAALSKQLDVLRETLGQNVKYVIPGNADLVTVLGLDSQTSPALIPMRKGQGGGGSAGAGPGSSAPHPGRV